CACCAACAGTTTGATCCTTCCAAGATGCCCCTTGGGGCTGACAACCAAAACAGCAATGGTTTAATCCATCCAAGATGGCATCCAGTGTTGATGTCACCCAGTAAAATGGTTTCACCCATCCAAGATGGTGTCTGGAGTTGGCATCATCCCCAAGCAATGACTTCATCCATCCAACATAGCTTCCAGTTAGCTTCACCAATCAATGGTGGCATCCCGAGCTGATGTCAACCCCAAACAATGGTTTCACCCATCCAAGATGGCATCTGGAATTGATATCACCTATCCAAAATGGCACCTAGAGTGGACGTCACTGCAAACAATGGTTTCACCCATCCAAGATGGCACCCAGAGTTGATGTCACCTGGAGTAATGGTTCCAAATATCCAAGATGACACCTGCAATTGAGGTCATGCCAAATAAGGGTTCCACCTATCCAAGATGGTGCCGGGAGTTGACGTCACCGAGAATAATGCTTCTACCCATCCAAGATGGCGCCTGGAGTTGATGTCACCCTGAACAATGGTTCCACCCATCCAACATGGCGCCCGGATTGACATCACTCCGAACAATGGGTCCAGTCATGCAAGATGGTGCCCGGAGTTGACGTCGCATATCCAAGATGGCGCCCGCATTGGTGTGATAGGTTGGCGTCTCTggggtggcggtggggggctCCCCATGGCCGGGCCAGGGGGGCCCGCACCCCCTACCACTGCTCCACCATCAGGTCAATCATGTGGTTGACGCTCAGTTCGGGCGAGTCAAAGAAGTCAGTGGAGAAGATGCTGCTGCCGCCGGGGGCGCCGGGCCCCAGCCCCGAGGCCGGGCCGGCCGTCAAGGCCTCCAGCCAATCGACGGGGTCGAAGGCGGGCCGGGGGCCGGGCGACGGGGGCCCCTCCGGGGGCTCCGGGGAGAAGACCCCGCGCAGGGAGTCCGAgggggacgaggaggaggaggagggaggggtgaggaagTCGTAGTGGCCGGGGAAATCCAAGATGGCCGCTGCCGACGGGCTGCGACGGGGCTTCTTGctgggcgccccctgctggctgaggGGCGAGGGGGGCCGGCGCGGCTCCGTGGGGAGCAGCAAGGGGGCATCCGTGGGGAGCAGGTCACCtggagagggggtgtgggggggttagACAGACATGGGATGCTGAATGGCATCCCCCAtgctgctccccgcagcccagcgccccccgctgagccctcctcccccgctctctgcagcccagtgccccctgctgagccccccatgccgctccctgcagcccagtgccccccgctgagccccccatgccgctccctgcagcccagcgccccctgctgagccccccatgccgctccccgcagcccagcgccccctgctgagccccccatgccgctccctgcagcccaacaCCCTCCGCTGAATCCCCCTCCTCCGTggagccccctgcccagctccccaaaGCCCAGGGCCCCTGGCCGAGCCCCCTGCACCATGGCGCCCCAtacaccaggctggggcaggggggcgagtgctgagggcggggcgggggtacCGGGTCTCACCTGCACACCCCAGCGGCTCCTCCAGGATGTCTTCAATTGACTGACTTGGGACCAGCTGTGGacggggagggagaaagggagtgAAGGGCAGAGACTGGGGcacggcccctctggggtggagcacgggGGCTGGGTATATGGGGACCCCCCCCCAGTACCTGGGCTTTCTGGatggcctcctgcagctcctcctccagggagcggggggctggggcggggctggccgTGATCTGCAGGGGCAGTTCTAGGTCCTCCCCGATTGGCTCACAGGAAGGGGGGCAGAAAACCTGAggggggagggacatgggggtaaATTTGAGAGTCCCCCAGCtcatcccctgctccccacatagCCCTTTGCCCCTCCCTCCTTGGCTAGGCCCCGCCTCCCTCCGAGTGCCCCTCCCCTACCAACTGGTCATGACCCCgccccctcagccactccccgctTACCTGGGATGCCCCACCCTCTCTGATTGCTCCGCCCACTCCAATTATGGTACGGCCACACCCACTGCCATGCGCCCCACCATTTGGCCCATCCTCCCCGCCCCTGATCATGCCCTGCCCCATGGCACACATGCCCTGCCCCTGATCACGCCCCGCCCCCAACACGCATGCTCCCACCCCTAATCATGCCCCGCCCCCGGCACACACCCCGCCTCCTGGCAcacaagccccacccccagcacacatGCTCCCACCCCTGATCATGCCCCGCCCCCTGGCACACACCCCGCCTCCTGGCAcacaagccccacccccagcacacatGCTCCCACCCCTGATCATGCCCCGCCCCCTGGCACACACCCCGCCTCCTGGCACACAAGCCCCACCCCCGGCACACATGCTCCCACCCCTGATCATGCCCCGCCCCCGGCACacaagccccgcccccagctctcaCCAGGAAGCCCTCTCTCCCAGGGGCCGTGCTCTCGGGGGTCTCCCCGGCGGAGGGCTGGGGGCCGTGGCTGGCCAGGGgcgaggggggcaggggctccccCTCCGGGCGGCCTCGCCGGCACTTgtgcagctgcagctcctcccgCAGGTCGTCGGCCTCCTGCTGCTCCCGCCGCAGCTCCCAGGTCAGGCTGTCAATGAGCCGCTGCTTCTCCCTCAGCGCCCGGTcggcggggggcagggccggggggggcggcCCCGGGGCCCCCCGCACCTGGAAGGGCTTCAGCCGCTCCAGCAGGGCCGGCTTGGTGCCCGACACCGGCTGCCCGCGCTGGCGCAGCTGCTGGCGGAGCTCTGACacctgggggggtgaggggggtgtcagtgggggGGGGACAGACGGACGCCCCCGGTCCACCCCCCCAAGAATGTCTTCTTGGCAGAGGAGGGAACCCCTCCAATCCTCTAGCCCCTCACAAGCTCCCTATCCCtataatcccccccacccctcacagccccacccccacccttccaataacccctccccacccctcataatccccccacccctccaataactctcctccccaccccctcacagccccaccCTTCCAataacccctccccaccccctcataatccccccacccctccaataaCTCCCCTCCGCACCCCATcatagccccacccccacccctccaataacccctccccacccctcctaatccccccacccctccaataactctcctccccaccccttcacagccccatccccacccctccaataactctcctccccaccccctcacagccccaccCTTCCAataacccctccccaccccctcataatccccccacccctccaataaCTCCCCTCCGcacccctatccccacccctccAATAACTCCCCTCCGCACCCCGTcatagccccacccccacccctccaataacccctccccaccccgtcacaaccccccccccacgcccatgaccctcccccattccctcacaacccccaaatccccactccccatttcttcctcctccaccctggCAGCCCCCCCGCCAGTCTGTCCCCATGGGGGAGCAGGAGAAAGATCAGGGTCCTCCCCAGCTTTGCCCCCTCACAGACACACTCACTGTCAGGTCATCCAGGTTggcaggcagcagctcaggcttggggggcacaggaggggtggggggtgtgggcGGGGCTGCCAGGGTGATTTGGGGGGCCGCGAAGCTGATCACCGGATCTGGGGAAAtactggggggggcagagagagagggggagttAGAGGGAGGCAGATTCAGTTAGGGGGGATTGAGAGGGttcagtgggggttgggggtaaCTGGtgctcagggggtgcagggagtTCAGGGGGGTACCTGGcactgagggggtgcagggggaattgGGGGGTACCTGTccctgagggggtgcaggggggtacAGGGGGGGTACCTGGCACTCAGAGGGTGCAGAGATAGTTGGGGGGTACCTGGcgctcagggggtgcaggggggtacCTGGCGCTCAGGGTGTGCAGGGATAGTTGGGGGTACCTGGcgctcagggggtgcaggggggtacCTGGTgctcagggggtgcagagggagttggggggtaCCTGGCActcagggggtgcagggaggtgcgggggggtacctggcactgagggggtgcagggatagTTGGGGGGTACCTGGCACTCAGGGGGTGCAGAGATAGTTGGGGGGTACCTGGcgctcagggggtgcaggggggtacCTGGcgctcagggggtgcaggggggtgcgggggggtacCTGGCACTGAGGGGGTGCAGAGATAGTTGGGGGTACCTGGtgctcagggg
This is a stretch of genomic DNA from Chelonia mydas isolate rCheMyd1 chromosome 23, rCheMyd1.pri.v2, whole genome shotgun sequence. It encodes these proteins:
- the MAMSTR gene encoding MEF2-activating motif and SAP domain-containing transcriptional regulator, coding for MTLLASERSMLIRSKFRSVLQLRMQHRRSQEQHLLTPLTKPPPTYLEVNGTPEQSRANETLKVKVQTRTHKLGAAKGQFTEESGGDPSERKEKKTRLAEDLKEKLLQRPGPLELVTKNILSLDASLKDAVKADPAPAAPGTFLLDEDLSSSSSSSSSSSPCLTPCLGGPPGNPSPPSASGAAVQPELLSILESLPPSVPAPDPNSQPPAGGPPAKAPASLPKAPPRPKKAKDPKPKVRKLKYHQYVPPAARPPRAPAPLDAAYARLGSLLCQEDILGGVDRGRPSVPPPLTPPSPPQVSELRQQLRQRGQPVSGTKPALLERLKPFQVRGAPGPPPPALPPADRALREKQRLIDSLTWELRREQQEADDLREELQLHKCRRGRPEGEPLPPSPLASHGPQPSAGETPESTAPGREGFLVFCPPSCEPIGEDLELPLQITASPAPAPRSLEEELQEAIQKAQLVPSQSIEDILEEPLGCAGDLLPTDAPLLLPTEPRRPPSPLSQQGAPSKKPRRSPSAAAILDFPGHYDFLTPPSSSSSSPSDSLRGVFSPEPPEGPPSPGPRPAFDPVDWLEALTAGPASGLGPGAPGGSSIFSTDFFDSPELSVNHMIDLMVEQW